TCATCTCTGGCGCGGTCGTTATTGTTGCGTACACCTTCCTTGGCGGATTTAGCGCCGTGTGCTGGACAGACTTCTTCCAGGGCGCGCTGATGTTTTTCGCCATTATCGTGGTGCCCGCAATGGGTGTGGCTGACAACGGTGGCGTGTCTGTTATTGAAGCAACAATGCATGCAAAAAATATCGCTACTGGCCTGTTCCACACCGGAACAGGAGAGCTGCTTTCCATAACTGCCATTATTTCTACGATGGCATGGGGCCTTGGCTATTTTGGCCAGCCGCACATCTTGACCCGCTTCATGGGTATTCGCTCTGTGAAAGAACTCCCTAAGGCAACGATTATCGCCGTTGTCTGGGTGTTCATCTCCCTGGGCGCTGCTGTTGTGGTCGGTATGGTCGCTATCCCCATGTTTGACGGACTGACTGGCGGCGATCAGGAAAAAGTCTTTATTTACATGATTAGCAAGCTGTTCAATCCTTGGGTTGGCGGTATCCTGCTCGCAGCTATCCTGTCAGCAATCATGTCTACAATCGATTCGCAGCTTCTCGTCTCCTCTTCTGCTCTTACAGAAGACCTCTACAAGAAGCTCTTTAGGCGCGACGCCTCTCAGAAAGAGTTGGTGCTCGTCGGCCGTCTGTGTGTTTTGATTATCTCGGTTATCGCCCTGTATATGGCCCTTAACCCAAACAACACCATTCTCGGCCTCGTCGCGTATGCGTGGGGTGGCTTTGGCGCCGCTTTCGGCCCCGTTGTCCTCTTCGCCCTGTTTAGTAAAAAAACAACCTGGCAGTCCGCTCTCGCTGGTATGCTCGTCGGTACTCTCGTTCTCATCGTTTGGAAACAGGCCGGACTCGGCTCCATGATGTATGAAATCGTCCCCGGCTTTGTCGCTAACCTCGTGACGATTCTGCTCGTGAACTTGGTCGTCCCGCAGCACAATGACGAAATTCTGCGTGAATTCGACCGCATGAAAGCTGGGCTTAACGAAGATTAGCCCTTTGCGTTCACAACAATAAAAAAGGCCCCTCTGCGAGGGGCCTTTTTTATTGTTGTTATTGGGGGCGCTGCCCCCAAACCCCCGCGCAAGGGAATGATTCCCTTACGTATCCTCATCGAGTTTGAATTCCATCCACGCTTCGCGTGAATGAAATTCAAACTTGGGTGAGAATGCGATAAGAAACTCTTTCTCTTCCCCGTGTGTTGCCACCATTCCTTTTGAACGCCTTTTGGCGTTCGAAAGGAATAAGTGCGGTCAGAAAAAGGCAGAAGAACACGCGTTGAGGAAATTCCCCTAGCTCAAAAAATACGGCTGATGGAGAGGAAAGCGAAGCTTTCATCCATTCAGCCGTATTTTTTGAGCGATAGTGGGATTCCCAAGGGCCTCGTCCTTGGGCGGGGTCAAGGGGCGGCGCCCCTTGCAGGGTTTGGGACAGCGTCCCAAAAAAAAGCGCGAACCAAAGAAGTCCGCGCCAAGGAGTCGAATTGTGGTGGAGATGAAGAGATTTGAACTCTCGACTTCAGCCTTGCGAAGGCTGCGCTCTCCCAACTGAGCTACATCCCCACAGTTGCACGCTGTGCAAAGAAGGATTTACTCCTGTTGAGCGGGACATGCAAGGACAAAAATTGAGTTTTTCAAGGGATTTCGTGCTGTGGTGCTAGAGACAGACGCCCATGACGTTCATGATTTCGCCGACGCGATGCACATAGGTGTGCTCAGTGAGGAGGAGATTGACCCATTCGAGGCGGAGGTCGTCGCGAGCGGTGCTTTCTGGTGGAAATCGTTTCATGATGGCGGGGATGTCGGAGGGGGAGGAGAAGCGAATATCCTGCGTGAGGGCTTCGGGAAAGATGTGAAGGCCGGGGGTACTGTCCGTGATGAGAAATCCGCCGGAAATCCAGACGTCGAAATGGCGTTGAGTGAGGCCTCTGGGGAGGAGAAGACTGGTCATATTGAGACACCAGCCTGCCTGTTTGTAAATTCCAGGAAGGGCGCTATAGTAATCCACCGGCTTGCGGAGGTCAGAGAGGTCGGGCACAAGGTCTGTCCACTCTGGGTTCCCAAAAACTGTGAGCCTGTTGTGCGCATTGCACTGTAAACAGGCTATGCGGTAATCCATGTTGAGCATTTCGGCGACATAGCCAGCACGGCGAACTTCTGGTCCCGGCCACATGGGCCAGGCCTGACACCGGGCGGCACTCCATTCAAAGTCTGGACGCTCGCCCTGTTCGAGCTTGGCGAGTCCTTCCTGATGAAGCTCAGAAGACATGCTGCACCCGGCAAAGAATTCTTTTTTGTGCGGGAACTCAGAACGCCCAACAAAAACGAGGCGATTCTCGAGGGCGTAATCTGTGCTTGATTCAGCCTGTGGAATGCAGTGCTCTGGCCATGCTCCTAGCGGAAGATGGTGGACGTTCTGCGCTCCATGCAGGCGCA
Above is a window of Desulfobaculum bizertense DSM 18034 DNA encoding:
- the putP gene encoding sodium/proline symporter PutP, translating into MIQIETLVAFFVYLVFLLAIGWFYYKRTVSIEGYILGGRGLGSWVTALSAQASDMSGWLLMGLPGAVYLGGLNEAWIAIGLFLGTVLNWIFVSARLRVYTKQTETLTLSSFFESRFHDPTGLLRIGSSIIILLFFTIYSSSGLVAAGKLFESIFHINYDVAVISGAVVIVAYTFLGGFSAVCWTDFFQGALMFFAIIVVPAMGVADNGGVSVIEATMHAKNIATGLFHTGTGELLSITAIISTMAWGLGYFGQPHILTRFMGIRSVKELPKATIIAVVWVFISLGAAVVVGMVAIPMFDGLTGGDQEKVFIYMISKLFNPWVGGILLAAILSAIMSTIDSQLLVSSSALTEDLYKKLFRRDASQKELVLVGRLCVLIISVIALYMALNPNNTILGLVAYAWGGFGAAFGPVVLFALFSKKTTWQSALAGMLVGTLVLIVWKQAGLGSMMYEIVPGFVANLVTILLVNLVVPQHNDEILREFDRMKAGLNED
- a CDS encoding glycosyltransferase family protein, with protein sequence MPERPHRLRIQTELGHMQSLSSGTATVLKMPGPGDVLLLGLGPTPASLTDFFPAGRAVYVIEAPEFKSQMPDSWLEEIPEHWKFVSADDLSDAQIRAAHIIIYRPALRFFPSFWGKILGRSRWLKCQTSGHIEPRRYAILPGSESDLLVHEISDALDRLSFRVRRVLPSQCPAILPRLLQSEQPELFLSVNFRGLDKYGELFHLLQAAGIKVAVWCVDNPFHQICGLRSPFWKELTIFVTDETFVPLLRLHGAQNVHHLPLGAWPEHCIPQAESSTDYALENRLVFVGRSEFPHKKEFFAGCSMSSELHQEGLAKLEQGERPDFEWSAARCQAWPMWPGPEVRRAGYVAEMLNMDYRIACLQCNAHNRLTVFGNPEWTDLVPDLSDLRKPVDYYSALPGIYKQAGWCLNMTSLLLPRGLTQRHFDVWISGGFLITDSTPGLHIFPEALTQDIRFSSPSDIPAIMKRFPPESTARDDLRLEWVNLLLTEHTYVHRVGEIMNVMGVCL